In Mercurialis annua linkage group LG5, ddMerAnnu1.2, whole genome shotgun sequence, a single genomic region encodes these proteins:
- the LOC126683384 gene encoding auxin-responsive protein SAUR20-like, giving the protein MARHLASVFAKQILRKSTNKASSTSSNVPKGFLGVYVGETEKRRFVVPVSYLNEPAFQDLLSKAEEQFGFDHPVGGLKISCREETFINITSSLSR; this is encoded by the coding sequence ATGGCTAGACATCTTGCATCTGTTTTTGCCAAGCAAATTCTTCGCAAATCTACAAATAAAGCTTCCTCAACATCTTCTAACGTGCCAAAAGGTTTCCTAGGAGTATACGTTGGAGAGACGGAGAAAAGGAGATTTGTAGTTCCAGTGTCCTATCTTAACGAGCCTGCATTTCAAGATTTGCTGAGCAAAGCAGAAGAGCAGTTTGGATTTGATCATCCCGTAGGCGGTTTGAAAATTTCTTGCAGAGAAGAGACTTTCATTAATATCACTTCTAGCTTGAGTAGATAG